The proteins below are encoded in one region of Scylla paramamosain isolate STU-SP2022 chromosome 8, ASM3559412v1, whole genome shotgun sequence:
- the LOC135102822 gene encoding mediator of RNA polymerase II transcription subunit 12-like isoform X2, translating into MNSMHNSFGGSGGYPGPYPGYVPPPAALPYYNGYPGDLTQVSSPYYGKPTAVPPGYSSGMGSYSAPPINNSSMYYQQYGLGYQYGYSKYGLGSSLGSSLGSNLGYSSELAGASGITPPSLGGLQAPTTDLGLTGSMFSKGKFSGGQGSPSPLTSGLGVSHGGSSSLLSPVTSTPPSPGPHNIPSGLTGTGATPSPPVDIIESKKDLDKMRRCQVCGQVFRLMSECLAHMKNVHAVHEPPLSMYSLQHGAGGHLTQSLSSAASSGVPSTLTSSLGPPNNTRSGGVGAPDSPLMALERMGWGEKQGLLSSLHAPPSPLTPAYTPAPAVTPGPQHPSTQHLSTPRLSSQHPPSSHHSSPHSSQHPSNQHPASQTPPTPHSLIDSNHGDHHSSRGSISSHSMTYSMRGEPHVSQAPSRLSYTTCSVSDTLPINTDSRTEVGMSSNYIKPRKTSSYSVSSIIGETSERVGERGSGLPPEPQNSFTGHSPTRRQLSPALRPPISEGYDPHTNYSEQTQETLCLQRNSRTSAEEFAAQERENTQKEQSLANEQQLQKQQHHHHQQQQERQHQQQQQQKQQQQQHHHQQQQLQYEQHQHQLLHHHQQKHQHQQSHQQQQSQQLQQQQQQQQQQQQQQQQQQQQQQQQQQQQQQQQQQQQQQQQQQQQQQQQQQQQQQQQQQQQQQQHPEAPKSLQAPHNLSTKQHERLDTSHLENSKELPEDLSQHMSPSPTTAHPAPPTHQPPRDNTTASEEDTSPIDKKDGTSQQNRSLEEPLDISQSRSPQHLKESDLSSNSKQQQQQQQQQAQQQLSPPEPGKQDTAIPSDLSTPASKEQGQQHRKQSWSRVQPQHYSQVSQQTSYQPGDQQHPQHAHMAHHPQPSQPQHPQTQHQQQQTLPPQQQQQQQQQQQQQQQTPPQQQQQHLQPQPQPHHQHPPQAHQQPSQQLSQPQQAHQQSPQQQQQQQQQQQQQQQQQQQQQQQQQQSQPQPQPQPPQQQTQHPPQPQPQQRPSQQQGYPAWPGGVGPGYSGPGGQYSYGYSQGNSVQTSTGSSHSQSPLAAHKSSSYHPMQNNFTGPYGGSPGTGYPPELANRGGPGQQGYAQNLWYASGGARLDSKSGWNLWSNQVHQPPGFPQSYSPYSYSAPGQQPQKAQLSGQLQHSQSSQKPPQQGPAPLQHQPQPQASQPLHQSQLGHLQAQAPQLQQQSHPAQAPTPAPPTQQQPLPQSQPAPPQTQPPPSQPQPPPSQTQPPTSQSQPPPSQTQPPPSQTQPPPQQAQPPPQQAQSTPPQTQPTATQTPPQPQPTLTQPPLTQTHPQASQTQPPSHTQQPSPLPTPHSQNQLPPTHTQQPSPLPHQPSQTQQLSPLPQQSLPHAQQHSPLAQQSPFHTRQPSPLSQPPSLSIQPRPLSQQSALRAQSPSMQAQQSSPQTPQPPSLPSQQLPVPAKQSSQTQHPQSSPLGQSQQPPLSPPQLSQESPNPPCELQLHPPPHPPELEPQVTLPPEKQPKKELPKEEVVPQKPSPPEQQQQQQPEKPVKEPVSTVSKPVKTEETPSQKESQPVTNNTLPKKPVYKIGPKSKTLAAKQYSQIDDLDNYKCTITVHENGSVNGYGVQPTHPLAVKSNSSPGDSSDSEVNSEDGSPTFAQLRPAKRRRKSQTLEGVFIGPKRVKQARIVRERQERRNRSLQEQLRQTELEEEIQAIRIEKSSEEDGPLGNMLVQSSIILADSQMEEQDNVEQCIASIKAHQLGINSSDLNSDLENGDKLNASSPGQVAGKRSKRSHTSKVFHNDNSVIIKHLPPTVQKRKLRAKDFKWSHYIKSMRYWCSDCAHGFRNQREVASHTEDKCKWNCLYMLECYVIVKDAQYHAHYGPKVQELLEEYQVDGQHKCKTCGEIIARKADFLVHVDSHKDFMPWECTICGTRFKIRGSLKEHLRYTHMKGRVPCLKCNKVFPTSTLLRQHVKEKIISKKKATKSVD; encoded by the exons ATGAACTCAATGCACAACAGTTTTGGTGGGTCTGGAGGGTATCCGGGGCCCTACCCTGGCTATGTGCCGCCCCCAGCTGCCCTCCCCTACTACAACGGCTACCCAGGTGACCTGACTCAAGTATCCAGCCCCTATTATGGCAAGCCAACTGCCGTCCCTCCAGGTTATTCCTCAGGCATGGGCAGCTACTCTGCTCCACCTATCAACAACTCCTCTATGTACTATCAGCAGTATGGGCTGGGCTACCAGTACGGCTACTCAAAGTACGGCCTGGGGTCGAGCTTGGGCTCTAGCCTTGGCTCTAACCTTGGATACTCGTCTGAGCTTGCTGGAGCCTCGGGCATCACCCCACCATCCCTGGGGGGTCTGCAGGCTCCTACCACAGACCTAGGACTAACAGGCTCAATGTTCTCTAAGGGAAAGTTTAGCGGAGGACAAGGCAGCCCTTCCCCACTGACTAGTGGCTTGGGAGTGAGCCATGGAGGGTCGTCATCACTCCTGTCACCTGTTACTTCCACACCTCCATCACCAGGACCACACAACATACCCAGTGGCTTAACTGGCACTGGAGCTACCCCAAGTCCTCCAGTTGATATTATTGAATCTAAAAAGGATTTGGACAAAATGAGGCGCTGCCAGGTGTGTGGACAAGTGTTCCGGCTGATGAGTGAGTGCTTAGCTCACATGAAAAATGTTCATGCAGTTCATGAACCTCCACTCAGCATGTACAGCCTCCAGCATGGTGCAGGAGGCCACCTTACTCAATCCCTCTCTTCTGCTGCTTCCTCGGGTGTCCCCTCCACACTCACGTCAAGCTTGGGACCTCCAAACAACACCAGGTCTGGAGGTGTGGGGGCCCCTGATAGTCCTCTGATGGCACTGGAGCGCATGGGATGGGGTGAGAAGCAAGGCTTGCTGTCATCACTCCATGCCCCTCCATCCCCCCTGACACCTGCCTACACCCCTGCTCCTGCTGTCACCCCTGGCCCACAACACCCGTCCACCCAGCACCTCTCCACCCCACGTCTCTCATCACAACATCCTCCAAGTTCACACCACTCATCCCCACACTCCTCTCAGCACCCTTCAAACCAGCATCCAGCCTCCCAAACTCCACCTACTCCACACTCTCTAATAGATTCCAATCATGGGGACCATCATAGTAGCAGAGGTTCTATAAGCAGCCATTCTATGACTTACTCCATGAGAGGAGAACCACATGTATCCCAAGCCCCAAGCAGACTTTCTTATACGACCTGCTCTGTGTCAGATACCCTTCCAATTAATACTGATTCAAGAACAGAGGTTGGTATGAGCTCAAACTACATCAAGCCGAGAAAAACAAGCTCTTACTCAGTGTCCAGCATCATTGGAGAGACAAGTGAGAGggttggggagaggggaagtggcTTGCCTCCTGAACCTCAAAACAGTTTCACTGGTCACAGTCCAACAAGAAGACAGCTATCCCCTGCCTTGAGGCCACCGATTAGTGAAGGTTACGACCCTCACACTAATTACTCAGAGCAGACTCAAGAGACCCTTTGTTTACAGAGAAATTCTCGCACATCTGCAGAAGAATTTGCTgcacaggaaagagaaaatactcAGAAGGAACAGTCTCTTGCAAATGAGCAGCAACTGCAAAAGcagcaacatcaccaccaccaacagcaacaagagcggcagcatcaacaacagcagcagcaaaagcaacagcagcagcagcaccatcatcaacaacagcaacttcAGTATGAGCAGCATCAGCACCAgcttcttcatcaccatcaacaaaagCATCAGCACCAGCAATCACATCAGCAGCAACAGTCACAACagctacaacagcagcagcagcaacaacaacaacaacaacaacagcaacaacaacaacaacaacaacaacaacaacagcagcagcagcagcagcaacagcagcaacaacagcaacaacaacagcaacaacagcagcaacaacagcaacaacaacaacaacaacaacaacaacaacaacaacaacagcagcaacagcatcctGAAGCACCCAAGAGCTTACAGGCCCCACATAACCTCTCCACCAAACAACATGAAAGGCTTGACACATCACACTTAGAGAATTCTAAAGAACTGCCTGAAGATCTATCACAGCACATGTCCCCCTCCCCTACCACAGCCCACCCTGCCCCTCCCACACACCAGCCACCCAGAGACAACACAACAGCAAGTGAGGAGGACACTTCCCCCATTGACAAGAAGGATGGAACATCTCAGCAAAACAGGAGTCTAGAGGAACCTTTGGATATTTCTCAGTCCAGGTCTCCTCAACATTTGAAGGAGTCTGACTTAAGCAGTAattccaaacagcaacagcagcagcagcagcagcaggctcAGCAGCAGCTCAGCCCACCTGAACCTGGGAAGCAGGATACAGCCATTCCATCGGACCTGAGCACCCCTGCCTCCAAGGAGCAGGGGCAGCAACACCGCAAGCAGTCCTGGAGCAGAGTACAACCTCAGCATTACAGCCAGGTGTCCCAGCAAACGAGCTACCAGCCAGGGGACCAGCAGCACCCACAGCATGCACACATGGCACACCACCCACAGCCATCTCAGCCACAGCACCCACAGacccagcaccagcagcaacagacattgcctccacagcagcagcagcagcagcagcagcagcagcagcagcagcagcaaactcctccccaacagcagcagcagcatctgcAACCACAGCCTCAACCACACCATCAGCACCCACCACAGGCACACCAGCAGCCCTCCCAGCAGCTGTCACAGCCACAGCAAGCTCACCAGCAGTcaccacaacagcagcaacagcagcagcagcagcagcagcagcagcagcagcagcagcagcaacagcagcagcaacagcagcagtcccaaccacagccacagccacagccgcCCCAGCAGCAGACGCAGCACCCACCCCAACCCCAACCCCAGCAGCGGCCATCCCAGCAGCAAGGCTACCCTGCTTGGCCTGGAGGTGTGGGGCCGGGCTACTCTGGGCCAGGGGGTCAATACTCCTATGGCTACTCTCAGGGCAACAGTGTTCAGACCTCTACAGGAAGCTCACATTCCCAGTCACCCCTTGCTGCTCACAAATCCTCAAGTTATCACCCAATGCAGAACAACTTCACAGGACCATACGGGGGATCGCCGGGCACTGGATATCCCCCAGAGCTGGCCAACAGAGGTGGTCCAGGACAGCAGGGTTATGCACAGAACCTGTGGTATGCCTCTGGAGGTGCACGTCTTGACTCCAAGTCAGGTTGGAACCTGTGGAGCAATCAAGTCCATCAGCCACCAGGATTCCCCCAGTCATACAGCCCTTACTCCTATTCCGCTCCTGGCCAGCAGCCACAGAAGGCACAGTTGTCAGGACAGCTGCAGCATTCACAGTCTTCACAGAAACCCCCACAGCAAGGTCCAGCACCACTGCAGCACCAGCCACAGCCACAGGCCTCACAGCCACTGCACCAGTCCCAGCTTGGTCACTTGCAGGCACAGGCACCTCAGCTCCAGCAGCAGTCTCACCCAGCACAAGCTCCCACTCCTGCTCCACCCACCCAACAGCAGCCACTTCCTCAGAGCCAGCCAGCTCCCCCACAGACACAGCCTCCACCCTCCCAGCCACAGCCACCTCCTTCCCAGACCCAACCACCAACTTCCCAGAGCCAACCACCTCCTTCCCAGACCCAGCCACCACCTTCCCAGACCCAGCCACCTCCTCAGCAGGCCCAGCCACCTCCTCAGCAGGCCCAGTCAACTCCTCCTCAGACTCAGCCCACTGCCACCCAgaccccaccacagccacagcccACCCTGACACAGCCTCCCCTCACCCAGACACATCCACAAGCCTCCCAGACCCAGCCACCCTCCCACACCCAGCAGCCATCACCTCTCCCAACACCACACTCTCAGAACCAGCTGCCACCCACACATACCCAGCAGCCATCCCCACTACCCCACCAGCCTTCTCAGACTCAGCagctgtctcctctccctcagcaGTCCCTCCCCCATGCTCAGCAACACTCCCCACTTGCCCAGCAGTCTCCCTTCCACACCCgacaaccatcaccactttcCCAGccaccttccctttccattcAGCCACGTCCTCTGTCCCAGCAGTCAGCCCTGCGCGCTCAGTCCCCTTCCATGCAGGCCCAGCAGTCCTCCCCTCAGACACCACAGCCACCTTCCCTACCCAGCCAGCAGTTACCTGTACCAGCAAAACAGTCATCACAGACACAGCATCCACAGTCATCACCGCTGGGACAGTCCCAGCAGCCGCCCCTCTCCCCACCACAGCTCTCCCAGGAATCACCCAATCCTCCCTGTGAACTTCAgctgcatcctcctccccatcctcctgaGCTGGAGCCGCAGGTCACTCTGCCACCTGAAAAGCAACCCAAGAAAGAATTaccaaaggaggaggtggtgccacagaagccatcaccaccagagcagcagcagcaacagcagcctgAGAAGCCAGTCAAAGAACCAGTCAGTACTGTGAGCAAACCAGTGAAGACAGAGGAGACTCCCAGCCAGAAGGAAAGCCAACCGGTGACTAACAATACTCTTCCAAAGAAACCAGTTTATAAAATTGGTCCTAAAAGTAAGACACTAGCCGCTAAGCAGTATAGTCAGATAGATGACCTGGATAATTATAAGTGCACCATAACTGTGCATGAGAATGGCTCAGTGAATGGATATGGTGTCCAGCCCACTCATCCCCTTGCTGTGAAGTCCAATTCCAGTCCAGGTGACTCTTCAGACAGTGAAGTAAATAGTGAAGATGGTTCCCCAACCTTTGCACAGCTCAGACCAGCAAAGCGTCGCCGGAAAAGTCAGACTCTGGAGGGTGTGTTTATTGGGCCCAAGCGGGTGAAGCAGGCACGCATCGTGCGGGAGCGGCAAGAACGCCGCAACAGGAGCCTTCAGGAACAGCTGCGGCAGACCGAGCTGGAGGAAGAGATTCAGGCCATAAGAATAGAAAAGTCAAGTGAGGAAGATGGTCCACTTGGCAACATGCTGGTGCAGTCATCAATAATCCTGGCAGATTCTCAGATGGAGGAGCAAGACAACGTAGAGCAATGCATTGCTTCCATCAAAGCTCATCAACTTGGCATTAATTCTTCAGACCTAAATAGTGATTTAGAAAATGGTGATAAATTGAATGCAAGTTCCCCAGGACAGGTGGCTGGAAAGAGATCCAAGAGGTCTCACACCAGTAAAGTATTTCACAATGATAATTCTGTTATCATTAAGCATCTGCCACCCACAGTGCAAAAAAGGAAACTTAGAGCAAAAGATTTTAAGTGGAGCCATTACATCAAATCAATGAGATACTGGTGTAGTGATTGTGCTCATGGGTTTAGAAACCAGAGAGAAGTAGCTTCTCACACCGAAGATAAGTGCAAGTGGAATTGTCTCTACATGCTGGAGTGTTACGTCATCGTCAAGGATGCGCAGTACCATGCACACTATGGACCAAAG GTTCAAGAGCTCCTGGAAGAGTACCAGGTGGATGGACAACACAAGTGCAAGACTTGTGGAGAAATTATAGCCCGTAAAGCAGACTTCCTGGTGCATGTGGACTCCCACAAAGACTTCATGCCCTGGGAGTGCACCATCTGTGGCACGCGCTTCAAGATCCGGGGCTCCCTCAAGGAACACCTGCGATACACTCACATGAAGGGCCGCGTGCCTTGCCTCAAGTGCAACAAGGTTTTCCCCACCTCCACACTTCTGAGACAGCATGTCAAG